A window of the Tessaracoccus sp. MC1865 genome harbors these coding sequences:
- a CDS encoding peptidoglycan DD-metalloendopeptidase family protein, producing MRTVPALILSVLIIAGASVPSWADLSLTAPLPGRVVRAFDDVGRFAAGHRGVDLAGYPGDEVVAAAAGTVHFAGSVAGTGTLSIDHGNGWRTTYQPIRATVHTGDTVAAGQRIGTLLAGHCDEAACLHWGLTDGERYADPGAYLVTPVVRLLPRGSVPVRPPSISSARTAALGGAPIDGPVTSSYGMRRHPVTGVTKLHDGADFGAPCGTAISLPLAGTVRSAGYHGGYGYRVIVNHGGGLSTAYAHLPRVTVTAGQRLSAGQTVGVVGNTGLSTGCHLHWMAWQDGGLIDPLTLLG from the coding sequence GTGCGAACCGTGCCTGCCCTCATTCTCTCCGTCCTCATCATCGCCGGCGCCTCGGTCCCTTCCTGGGCGGACCTCTCACTCACCGCCCCGCTACCGGGCCGGGTGGTGCGCGCCTTCGACGACGTCGGCCGGTTCGCGGCCGGCCACCGCGGCGTGGATCTTGCCGGGTATCCGGGCGACGAAGTCGTCGCGGCCGCGGCCGGCACCGTGCACTTCGCCGGGTCGGTCGCAGGCACCGGCACCCTCTCGATCGACCACGGCAACGGTTGGCGCACCACCTACCAACCGATCCGGGCCACCGTCCACACGGGCGACACCGTGGCAGCCGGGCAGCGGATCGGCACCCTGCTGGCCGGTCACTGCGACGAAGCGGCCTGTCTCCACTGGGGACTGACCGACGGGGAGCGGTATGCGGACCCCGGCGCCTATCTGGTGACGCCGGTGGTGCGGCTGCTTCCCAGGGGATCGGTGCCCGTCCGCCCTCCGTCGATCAGTTCGGCCCGCACCGCGGCCCTGGGTGGAGCCCCCATCGACGGACCCGTCACCTCCAGCTACGGCATGCGCCGCCACCCGGTGACCGGTGTCACCAAACTGCATGACGGGGCAGACTTCGGCGCTCCGTGCGGCACCGCCATCAGCCTGCCCCTGGCAGGCACAGTGCGGTCGGCCGGCTACCACGGCGGCTACGGCTACCGGGTCATCGTCAACCACGGAGGCGGCCTGAGCACCGCCTATGCGCACCTCCCCCGCGTGACGGTGACGGCCGGGCAGCGGCTCAGTGCCGGGCAGACGGTGGGCGTCGTGGGCAACACGGGGCTGTCCACCGGGTGCCATCTCCACTGGATGGCCTGGCAGGACGGGGGCCTCATCGATCCCCTCACGCTCCTCGGGTGA
- the rpsB gene encoding 30S ribosomal protein S2, producing the protein MAVVTTRQLLESGVHFGHQTRRWNPKMKRFIFTERNGIYIIDLQLSLSYIDKAYAFIKSTVARGGQVLFVGTKKQAQEAIADQATRVGMPFVNQRWLGGMLTNFGTVSKRIQRLKELEGMDLTDTVGSGLTKKELLQLDRERTKLDKTLGGIRDMVRTPQAVWIVDTNKEHLAVDEARKLNIPIVGILDTNCDPDMVDFAVPGNDDAIRSVALLTRIIADAVADGLIERSSSRSGEETPAEPMPDWERELLGAEKAEAPAAEEAAVEAPVAEEAAVEAPVAEEAAVEAPVAEEAAVEAPAAEEAAVEAPAAEEAAAEAPAAEEAAEADTTDAN; encoded by the coding sequence ATGGCAGTCGTCACCACCCGCCAGTTGCTCGAGTCCGGCGTTCACTTCGGTCACCAGACCCGTCGTTGGAACCCCAAGATGAAGCGCTTCATCTTCACCGAGCGCAACGGCATCTACATCATCGACCTGCAGCTCTCGCTGAGCTACATCGACAAGGCATACGCCTTCATCAAGTCCACCGTCGCGCGCGGCGGCCAGGTGCTCTTCGTCGGCACCAAGAAGCAGGCCCAGGAGGCCATCGCGGACCAGGCCACCCGCGTCGGGATGCCCTTCGTGAACCAGCGCTGGCTCGGCGGCATGCTCACCAACTTCGGCACCGTCTCGAAGCGCATCCAGCGCCTCAAGGAGCTCGAGGGCATGGACCTGACCGACACCGTCGGCTCGGGCCTCACCAAGAAGGAACTGCTGCAGCTGGACCGCGAGCGCACCAAGCTCGACAAGACCCTCGGCGGCATCCGTGACATGGTGCGCACCCCGCAGGCCGTCTGGATCGTCGACACCAACAAGGAACACCTCGCCGTTGACGAGGCCCGCAAGCTGAACATCCCGATCGTCGGCATCCTGGACACCAACTGCGATCCCGACATGGTCGACTTCGCGGTGCCGGGCAACGACGACGCCATCCGTTCCGTCGCCCTCCTGACCCGCATCATCGCCGACGCCGTCGCCGACGGCCTCATTGAGCGCTCCTCCAGCCGCTCCGGCGAGGAGACCCCCGCCGAGCCGATGCCCGACTGGGAGCGCGAACTCCTGGGCGCCGAGAAGGCTGAGGCCCCCGCTGCTGAAGAGGCTGCCGTCGAGGCTCCTGTCGCTGAGGAGGCTGCCGTCGAGGCTCCTGTCGCTGAGGAGGCTGCCGTCGAGGCTCCTGTCGCTGAGGAGGCTGCCGTCGAGGCTCCTGCCGCTGAAGAGGCTGCCGTCGAGGCTCCTGCCGCTGAAGAGGCTGCCGCCGAGGCTCCTGCCGCTGAAGAGGCCGCTGAGGCCGACACCACCGACGCCAACTGA
- the tsf gene encoding translation elongation factor Ts — MAITAADVKKLRDATGAGMMDAKRALTEAEGDFDKAVEGLRIHGLAKQAKRADREATNGIVAGRDGALIQFAAETDFVAKNAEFVDLADQILDAVIKSGATDVEAANAAELASGAKVADAVQELGAKIGENISVADVAQFSGDSHVYLHRRAADLPPQVGVLVEFTGDKTLAHQAALQIAAMSPRWATRDEVPADLVENERRIAEATAREEGKPEGAMTKIVEGRVTGFFKDVVLVDQAAVWEDKKSVGAALQEGNTQVVRFARFAVGA, encoded by the coding sequence ATGGCAATCACTGCCGCTGATGTGAAGAAGCTCCGCGACGCCACCGGCGCGGGCATGATGGACGCGAAGAGGGCCCTCACCGAAGCTGAAGGCGACTTCGACAAGGCCGTTGAGGGCCTGCGCATCCACGGCCTGGCCAAGCAGGCCAAGCGCGCGGACCGCGAGGCCACCAACGGTATCGTCGCCGGCCGCGACGGCGCCCTGATCCAGTTCGCCGCCGAGACCGACTTCGTCGCCAAGAACGCCGAATTCGTCGACCTGGCGGACCAGATCCTCGACGCCGTCATCAAGTCGGGTGCCACGGACGTGGAGGCCGCCAACGCGGCTGAACTCGCTTCCGGGGCCAAGGTCGCGGACGCGGTCCAGGAGCTCGGCGCCAAGATCGGCGAGAACATCTCCGTGGCCGACGTCGCGCAGTTCTCCGGCGACAGCCACGTGTACCTGCACCGTCGCGCTGCTGACCTGCCCCCGCAGGTCGGCGTGCTCGTCGAGTTCACCGGTGACAAGACGCTGGCCCACCAGGCTGCGCTGCAGATCGCCGCGATGTCGCCCCGTTGGGCCACCCGCGACGAGGTCCCGGCAGACCTGGTCGAGAACGAGCGTCGCATCGCCGAGGCCACCGCCCGCGAAGAGGGCAAGCCCGAGGGCGCCATGACCAAGATCGTCGAAGGCCGCGTCACCGGCTTCTTCAAGGACGTCGTGCTCGTGGACCAGGCTGCGGTCTGGGAGGACAAGAAGTCTGTGGGCGCCGCCCTGCAGGAAGGCAACACCCAGGTCGTGCGCTTCGCGCGTTTCGCTGTGGGTGCCTGA
- the pyrH gene encoding UMP kinase — protein sequence MGYSRVLLKLSGEVFGGGKLGVDVTVVADIAREIADVVRSGTQVAVVVGGGNYFRGAELSQHGMARDRADYMGMLGTVMNSIALQDFCEKAGIETRVQSAISMAQVAEPYIPRRAERHLEKGRLVIFGAGSGMPYFSTDTVAAQRALEIGAEVLLMGKQGVDGVYDSDPKTNPNATKFESLSYNDFLTKNLKVADATAISLARDNGLDMVFFNLSNKGNIARAVAGEHIGTLVSR from the coding sequence GTGGGATATTCGCGAGTACTGCTGAAGCTGTCCGGTGAGGTTTTCGGCGGAGGCAAACTCGGCGTCGACGTGACTGTGGTGGCGGACATCGCCCGCGAGATCGCCGACGTGGTCCGCTCAGGCACGCAGGTGGCTGTGGTCGTCGGGGGCGGCAACTACTTCCGCGGTGCCGAATTGTCGCAACACGGCATGGCGCGCGACCGGGCGGATTACATGGGCATGCTCGGCACGGTGATGAACTCGATCGCCCTGCAGGACTTCTGCGAAAAGGCCGGTATCGAGACCCGCGTCCAGTCCGCCATCAGCATGGCCCAGGTGGCGGAGCCCTACATCCCCCGTCGCGCGGAGCGTCACCTCGAGAAGGGCAGGCTGGTCATTTTTGGTGCCGGCTCCGGCATGCCGTACTTCTCCACCGACACGGTCGCTGCCCAGCGGGCCCTGGAGATCGGCGCCGAGGTGCTGCTCATGGGCAAGCAGGGCGTCGACGGCGTCTACGACTCCGACCCCAAGACGAACCCGAACGCGACGAAGTTCGAAAGCCTCAGCTACAACGACTTCCTGACCAAGAACCTCAAGGTGGCGGACGCCACCGCCATCTCGCTGGCCCGCGACAACGGGCTCGACATGGTGTTCTTCAACCTGTCCAACAAGGGCAACATCGCCCGCGCCGTTGCCGGTGAGCACATCGGCACCCTGGTTTCGCGCTAA
- the frr gene encoding ribosome recycling factor: protein MIAEIQQEASTKMQQAVDFAREDLSTIRTGRAHPAMFNKLLADYYGAPTPLQQLATFTSPDPRSMLIAPFDRSALGAIEKAIRDADLGVNPSNDGNAVRVVMPHLTEERRKEYIKMAKHKAEEARVAVRNLRRHAIDSLKKLEKDGEIGEDDLSRAEKALDNTTKKFVESIDEILKNKEAELLEV, encoded by the coding sequence ATGATCGCCGAGATTCAGCAAGAGGCCTCAACCAAGATGCAGCAGGCGGTGGACTTCGCACGCGAAGACCTCTCGACCATCCGCACCGGTCGCGCGCACCCCGCCATGTTCAACAAGCTCCTGGCCGATTACTACGGCGCCCCCACGCCGCTCCAGCAGCTTGCCACCTTCACCTCGCCTGATCCCCGCTCGATGCTGATCGCGCCGTTCGACCGCAGCGCCCTCGGCGCCATCGAGAAGGCAATCCGCGACGCAGACCTGGGCGTCAACCCGAGCAACGACGGGAATGCCGTCCGCGTGGTCATGCCGCACCTCACCGAGGAGCGCCGCAAGGAGTACATCAAGATGGCCAAGCACAAGGCGGAGGAGGCCCGCGTCGCGGTGCGCAACCTCCGTCGTCACGCCATCGACTCCCTGAAGAAGCTCGAGAAGGACGGCGAGATCGGCGAGGACGACCTGTCGCGCGCAGAGAAGGCCCTCGACAACACCACGAAGAAGTTCGTGGAGAGCATCGACGAAATCCTCAAGAACAAGGAAGCCGAGCTTCTCGAGGTCTGA
- a CDS encoding phosphatidate cytidylyltransferase translates to MATEAQPKKQSRAGRDLPAAIAVGVALFAGVAVGLIWVPWLFIAIATAALGLGVVEVHRALLRKGMRAVWLPVAIGTVLSVAGGYLVSVEDLNIEPTTFVVICLGAMMIASLVGRMVRGPEGFIRDIAASALLIAYIPLLGVFVPLVMGASSGNLRMLSVIAAVVASDTGAYATGVLFGRHKMAPSISPSKTWEGTGGGVLFAAGIGAVCSVFLLGSPWWVGVILGALISMAGTVGDLVESLIKRDAGIKDMSNFLPGHGGIMDRLDSMLVAVPVGWLVLHLALGA, encoded by the coding sequence ATGGCAACCGAGGCCCAGCCGAAGAAACAGTCGAGGGCGGGCCGGGATCTCCCGGCCGCCATCGCCGTTGGCGTGGCCCTGTTTGCAGGCGTCGCGGTCGGGCTCATCTGGGTTCCCTGGCTCTTCATCGCCATCGCCACTGCGGCGCTCGGGTTGGGGGTCGTGGAGGTGCACCGGGCTCTGCTGCGCAAGGGGATGAGGGCCGTCTGGCTCCCCGTGGCCATCGGCACCGTGCTGAGCGTCGCGGGCGGCTACCTCGTCTCCGTCGAGGACCTGAACATCGAGCCCACCACCTTCGTGGTGATCTGTCTGGGCGCCATGATGATCGCCTCGTTGGTCGGGCGGATGGTGCGGGGTCCTGAGGGCTTCATCCGCGACATCGCGGCCAGCGCCCTGTTGATCGCCTACATCCCGCTGCTCGGCGTGTTCGTCCCGCTGGTGATGGGTGCCTCCAGCGGCAACCTCCGGATGTTGAGTGTGATCGCTGCTGTGGTCGCGTCGGATACCGGTGCCTACGCCACGGGGGTCCTCTTCGGCCGGCACAAGATGGCGCCGTCGATCAGCCCGAGCAAGACCTGGGAGGGTACCGGCGGGGGAGTGCTCTTCGCCGCGGGGATCGGCGCCGTCTGCAGCGTCTTCCTGCTGGGTTCCCCCTGGTGGGTCGGCGTCATCCTCGGGGCCCTGATCAGCATGGCGGGGACCGTGGGCGACCTCGTCGAGTCGCTGATCAAGCGCGACGCCGGCATCAAGGACATGTCCAACTTCCTCCCCGGTCACGGTGGCATCATGGATCGTCTCGATTCCATGCTCGTTGCCGTGCCCGTCGGCTGGCTCGTGCTGCACCTCGCCCTGGGCGCCTGA
- the rlmN gene encoding 23S rRNA (adenine(2503)-C(2))-methyltransferase RlmN — MTVKTLPLVFEAPRRGKPPTHWFDLSIEERVEATRKLGLPKFRADQISRHVFDRLEDDVNQFSDIPVDIRQELGEQLFPKLLTEMTRRSTDDGTTVKTLWRLHDGSLLESVLMRYPHRTTLCISSQAGCGMACPFCATGQGGLKRNLSQAEITAQVMAADQQLAAGLVPGATGRLNNIVFMGMGEPMANYKAVMGSIRTFLEPGPNGFGMSARGITVSTVGLVPAIQKLTGEGLPLTLAVSLHAPDDELRDEIVPINTRWKVDEVVDAAWEYAHVTKRRVSIEYAMMRDINDQVARAELLAKVLKKRGDWGWVHVNLIPLNPTPGSKWTASRKADEKAFIETLERRGVPVTLRDTRGQEIDGACGQLAASVEQA, encoded by the coding sequence ATGACTGTCAAGACCCTGCCGCTCGTGTTCGAAGCCCCACGGCGGGGCAAGCCGCCCACACACTGGTTCGACCTCTCCATCGAGGAGCGCGTCGAGGCCACCAGGAAGCTCGGCCTACCCAAGTTCCGCGCGGACCAGATCTCCCGGCACGTGTTCGACCGCCTCGAGGACGACGTCAACCAGTTCTCCGACATCCCGGTGGACATCCGCCAGGAACTGGGGGAGCAGTTGTTCCCGAAGCTCCTGACGGAGATGACGCGGCGAAGCACCGACGACGGCACCACCGTCAAGACGCTCTGGCGGCTGCATGACGGCTCCCTGCTGGAATCCGTGCTGATGCGCTACCCGCACCGCACCACGCTCTGCATCTCGTCGCAGGCGGGTTGCGGCATGGCCTGCCCGTTCTGTGCGACGGGGCAGGGGGGCCTCAAGCGCAACCTTTCCCAGGCCGAGATCACCGCGCAGGTGATGGCTGCGGATCAGCAGTTGGCCGCCGGTCTGGTGCCTGGTGCCACCGGCCGCCTCAACAACATCGTGTTCATGGGGATGGGCGAGCCCATGGCCAACTACAAGGCGGTGATGGGCTCCATCCGTACGTTCCTCGAGCCCGGGCCCAACGGGTTCGGCATGAGCGCGCGTGGCATCACCGTGTCCACCGTCGGGCTGGTGCCGGCCATTCAGAAGCTCACCGGGGAGGGGCTGCCGCTCACCTTGGCCGTCTCCCTCCACGCCCCCGACGACGAACTGCGCGACGAGATCGTCCCGATCAACACGCGCTGGAAGGTGGACGAGGTCGTCGACGCGGCATGGGAGTACGCCCATGTCACGAAGCGCCGGGTCTCCATCGAGTACGCCATGATGCGCGACATCAACGACCAGGTGGCACGCGCCGAACTGCTGGCCAAGGTGCTCAAGAAGCGCGGCGACTGGGGCTGGGTGCACGTCAACCTCATCCCGCTGAACCCCACCCCGGGTTCGAAGTGGACCGCGTCGCGCAAAGCCGACGAGAAGGCGTTCATCGAAACCCTGGAACGCCGTGGCGTGCCCGTCACGCTGCGCGACACCCGCGGCCAGGAGATCGACGGCGCCTGCGGCCAGCTCGCCGCGAGCGTCGAGCAGGCGTAG
- the gdhA gene encoding NADP-specific glutamate dehydrogenase, with translation MEPKLEAVFQSVVARNPGEAEFHQAVREVFESLEPVTKRHPEYLESKMLERICEPERQIIFRVPWQDDKGDVQVNRGFRVEFNSALGPYKGGLRFHPSVYLGVIKFLGFEQIFKNSLTGLPIGGGKGGSDFDPRGKSESEVMRFCQSFMTELYRHLGEYTDVPAGDIGVGGREIGFMFGQYKRITNRYESGVLTGKGIGWGGSLVRTEATGYGTVVFAEEMLKTRGESFDGKRVVVSGSGNVAIYAAEKAAQLGATVIGFSDSTGFVVDEAGVDLDLLKQIKEIERGRVSDYVDRRASAKLGNAGGCIWDVPVDVALPCATQNELNLEQAATLIKNGVKVVAEGANMPTTPDAIHALQGAGVLYAPGKAANAGGVATSALEMQQNASRDSWTFEYTEERLTNIMRQIHEICAETADSYDAPGDYVVGANIAGFEKVASAMQAFGLV, from the coding sequence ATGGAACCCAAGCTGGAGGCTGTCTTCCAGAGCGTCGTAGCACGCAACCCTGGTGAGGCCGAGTTCCACCAGGCTGTGCGTGAGGTCTTCGAGTCCTTGGAGCCCGTGACCAAGCGGCACCCTGAGTACCTCGAGTCCAAGATGCTGGAGCGCATCTGTGAGCCCGAACGCCAGATCATCTTCCGCGTGCCGTGGCAGGACGACAAGGGCGACGTGCAGGTCAACCGCGGCTTCCGCGTCGAGTTCAACTCCGCGCTCGGCCCCTACAAGGGCGGCCTGCGGTTCCACCCCAGCGTCTACCTCGGCGTCATCAAGTTCCTGGGCTTCGAACAGATCTTCAAGAACTCCCTGACCGGTCTGCCCATCGGCGGCGGCAAGGGCGGGTCCGACTTCGACCCCCGCGGCAAGTCTGAGAGCGAGGTCATGCGCTTCTGCCAGTCCTTCATGACCGAGCTCTACCGCCACCTCGGTGAGTACACCGATGTGCCCGCGGGCGACATCGGCGTGGGCGGCCGGGAGATCGGCTTCATGTTCGGCCAGTACAAGCGCATCACCAACCGCTATGAGTCCGGCGTGCTGACCGGCAAGGGCATCGGTTGGGGCGGTTCGCTCGTCCGCACCGAGGCCACCGGCTACGGCACCGTCGTGTTCGCCGAAGAGATGCTCAAGACCAGGGGCGAGAGCTTCGACGGCAAGCGCGTCGTCGTCTCCGGCTCCGGCAACGTGGCCATCTACGCCGCGGAGAAGGCCGCCCAGCTGGGTGCGACCGTCATCGGTTTCTCGGATTCCACCGGCTTCGTCGTCGACGAGGCAGGCGTGGACCTTGACCTGCTCAAGCAGATCAAGGAGATCGAACGCGGCCGCGTCAGCGACTACGTCGACCGCCGTGCCTCCGCGAAGCTCGGAAACGCCGGCGGCTGCATCTGGGACGTCCCGGTGGACGTCGCGCTGCCCTGCGCCACGCAGAACGAACTCAACCTCGAGCAGGCCGCAACCCTGATCAAGAATGGTGTCAAGGTTGTGGCCGAGGGCGCCAACATGCCCACCACCCCTGATGCCATCCATGCTCTGCAGGGAGCCGGCGTGCTCTACGCCCCAGGCAAGGCGGCCAACGCCGGCGGTGTGGCCACCTCCGCACTGGAGATGCAGCAGAACGCGTCGCGGGATTCGTGGACCTTCGAGTACACCGAGGAGCGCCTCACCAACATCATGCGCCAGATCCACGAGATCTGCGCTGAGACGGCAGACTCCTACGACGCCCCGGGCGACTACGTGGTCGGCGCCAACATCGCCGGCTTCGAGAAGGTCGCCTCGGCGATGCAGGCCTTCGGCCTGGTCTGA
- a CDS encoding phosphotransferase — MSQASVPPPGTPVPFAITKWAAVNKRRVEELVWRNEVGGITARLVADDVKPLYAKWSPHDLEPEAERLSWLSSRFPSPRMADYEELDDGWLIVTVGLPGRPAIEWQDRPDVAARGLALALAQLHSLDATDTLFDAPEWVGDQPDVHDLSIVHGDACVPNLLLGDDGNLVGMVDVGHLGVADRWADLAVASWSLEHNFGPSADGEFWAAYGEAPDPDRIRRYRDLYFASSA; from the coding sequence ATGTCTCAGGCCTCTGTTCCCCCGCCCGGCACCCCGGTCCCGTTCGCCATCACGAAGTGGGCCGCCGTGAACAAGCGCCGCGTCGAAGAACTGGTGTGGCGCAACGAGGTGGGCGGCATCACGGCCCGCCTCGTCGCCGACGACGTCAAGCCGTTGTACGCCAAGTGGAGCCCACACGACCTCGAGCCCGAGGCGGAGCGCCTCAGTTGGCTGTCGAGCCGCTTCCCCAGCCCACGCATGGCCGACTACGAGGAGCTCGACGACGGCTGGCTGATCGTCACCGTCGGTCTCCCGGGTCGTCCCGCCATCGAGTGGCAGGACCGGCCGGACGTCGCGGCCCGGGGTCTGGCTCTGGCCCTGGCCCAACTGCATTCGCTCGACGCGACGGACACCCTCTTCGACGCGCCGGAGTGGGTGGGCGACCAACCCGACGTCCACGACCTGTCGATCGTGCACGGAGACGCGTGCGTGCCCAACCTCCTGCTTGGGGACGACGGTAACCTCGTCGGGATGGTCGACGTGGGCCACCTCGGGGTCGCCGACCGCTGGGCGGACCTGGCGGTCGCTTCCTGGTCACTCGAACACAACTTCGGCCCGAGTGCCGACGGCGAGTTCTGGGCCGCCTACGGCGAAGCGCCGGACCCTGACCGGATCCGGCGCTATCGCGACCTGTACTTCGCCTCCTCGGCGTAG
- the dxr gene encoding 1-deoxy-D-xylulose-5-phosphate reductoisomerase: protein MRSIVLLGSTGSIGTQTLDVIASRREQFRVVGLSASGGNIELLARQIIEFEPETVALAKASAGRDLQRALYDAANERGWAQGEYRLPTLLLGPKASAQLAAVGADVVLNAITGAAGLEPTLAALAAGSTLALANKESLVIGGRLVTEAAQPGQIVPVDSEHSAFAQALRSGRADEVRRLILTASGGPFRGRSRDELAAVTPQEAMAHPTWDMGRVITINSATLVNKGLELIEAALLYGVGYDDITVTVHPQSIVHSMVEFHDGSTIAQASPPDMRLPIGIALTWPERLEGAARSCDWTTAATWTFEPLDDDTFPAVQLARRAGRAAGTAPAVYNAANEACVEAFWDGRIGFLDITRIVGECLDEHLADGHVADGDLTLDGVIAADQWGRTRASVLAGPAA, encoded by the coding sequence GTGCGCAGCATCGTTCTCCTCGGCAGCACCGGCTCGATCGGTACCCAGACCCTTGACGTGATCGCCTCCAGGCGGGAGCAGTTCAGGGTGGTGGGCCTGTCGGCCTCCGGTGGCAACATCGAACTGCTGGCCCGCCAGATCATCGAGTTCGAGCCGGAAACCGTCGCCCTCGCGAAGGCGAGCGCCGGGCGGGACCTCCAGCGGGCGTTGTACGACGCCGCCAATGAGCGCGGTTGGGCCCAGGGTGAGTACCGGCTCCCTACACTTCTCCTGGGCCCCAAGGCTTCCGCCCAACTCGCCGCGGTAGGCGCGGACGTGGTGCTCAACGCCATCACCGGTGCTGCGGGGCTCGAGCCCACCCTGGCGGCCCTGGCCGCGGGCAGCACCCTGGCGCTCGCCAACAAGGAGTCGCTGGTCATCGGCGGCCGGTTGGTCACCGAGGCCGCGCAGCCCGGCCAGATCGTCCCCGTCGACTCTGAGCATTCCGCCTTCGCGCAAGCCCTGCGTTCGGGCCGCGCCGACGAGGTGCGCAGGCTCATCCTCACCGCTTCGGGCGGCCCGTTCCGCGGCCGTTCACGCGACGAACTCGCCGCGGTCACTCCGCAGGAGGCCATGGCGCACCCCACCTGGGACATGGGCCGTGTCATCACCATCAACTCGGCCACCCTGGTCAACAAGGGGCTGGAACTCATCGAGGCCGCCCTGCTCTACGGCGTCGGCTACGACGACATCACCGTGACCGTGCACCCCCAGTCCATCGTGCATTCGATGGTGGAGTTCCACGACGGGTCCACCATCGCCCAGGCCTCACCGCCGGACATGCGGCTGCCCATCGGCATCGCCCTGACCTGGCCCGAGCGTCTCGAAGGCGCGGCCCGCTCCTGCGACTGGACGACGGCGGCCACCTGGACGTTCGAACCCCTCGACGACGACACCTTCCCTGCGGTGCAACTCGCCCGCCGTGCGGGCAGGGCGGCCGGCACCGCGCCCGCCGTCTACAACGCCGCCAACGAGGCCTGCGTCGAAGCGTTCTGGGACGGACGGATCGGCTTCCTGGACATCACCCGGATCGTGGGGGAGTGCCTGGACGAACACTTGGCGGACGGTCACGTCGCAGACGGCGACCTCACCCTGGACGGCGTCATCGCCGCAGACCAGTGGGGCAGGACGCGCGCCTCGGTCCTCGCAGGGCCGGCAGCATGA
- a CDS encoding RIP metalloprotease has protein sequence MTVLLTVLFAVLFFVLIMVSIALHEVGHLVPAKLFGVKVTQYFVGFGKTLWSVRRGETEYGVKAFPLGGYVRLVGMYPPKRPGAKQTWLTRVADQARSFEWDSIRPEDDGSLFYQKKTWQKVIVMLSGPAMNVLLAFLIFLGINVFHGTYQPTLTVGQMWQCVVSAEREDRTCTADDPPTPAVEAGVQVGDTLVSFNGVALTGWDQMGDLVRTNRDGPATVVVERDGAEVTLPTVNTVLNHVPDRLDPTKFVEAGFFGVSPTQELTKAGPLTTAAQMWDMTKQSTVALMSFPARIWNVAADLVTGQPRDVNSPISILGASRVAGEITTTDQLGTADKVASYLSLLGAVNLFVALLNLVPLLPLDGGHVAGALWEWLRRQFARLGGRPDPGPVDTAKGLPVTYAVGAFLLLGGLVLIAADLISPIRLF, from the coding sequence ATGACGGTGCTGCTCACCGTGCTGTTCGCGGTGCTGTTCTTCGTGTTGATCATGGTGTCGATCGCGCTGCACGAGGTGGGCCACCTGGTACCCGCCAAGCTGTTTGGCGTCAAGGTCACGCAGTACTTCGTCGGTTTCGGCAAGACGCTCTGGTCGGTGCGCCGGGGCGAAACGGAGTACGGCGTCAAGGCCTTCCCGCTGGGCGGTTACGTACGGCTCGTCGGCATGTACCCGCCGAAGAGGCCGGGCGCGAAACAGACGTGGCTGACGCGGGTCGCGGACCAGGCGCGGTCCTTCGAATGGGACTCGATCCGGCCTGAGGACGACGGCTCGTTGTTCTACCAGAAGAAGACCTGGCAGAAGGTCATCGTGATGCTGAGCGGGCCCGCGATGAACGTGCTGCTGGCGTTCCTCATCTTCCTCGGCATCAACGTGTTCCACGGCACCTACCAGCCCACGCTGACCGTCGGTCAGATGTGGCAGTGCGTGGTGTCCGCGGAGCGCGAGGATCGCACCTGCACGGCCGACGACCCGCCCACGCCGGCGGTCGAAGCGGGCGTGCAGGTGGGCGACACCCTTGTCTCCTTCAACGGCGTCGCCCTCACCGGCTGGGATCAGATGGGCGACCTGGTGCGCACCAACCGTGACGGGCCGGCCACGGTCGTCGTCGAGCGCGACGGCGCCGAGGTGACCCTGCCCACGGTGAACACCGTGCTCAATCATGTGCCGGACCGGCTGGACCCGACCAAGTTCGTGGAGGCAGGGTTCTTCGGGGTGTCGCCCACCCAGGAGCTCACCAAAGCCGGGCCCCTGACCACGGCCGCCCAGATGTGGGACATGACGAAGCAGTCCACCGTCGCCCTGATGAGTTTCCCGGCCCGGATCTGGAACGTCGCCGCGGACCTGGTGACCGGCCAACCGCGCGACGTCAACTCCCCGATCTCCATCCTGGGGGCTTCCCGGGTGGCGGGGGAGATCACCACCACAGACCAGCTCGGCACCGCTGACAAGGTGGCGTCGTATCTCTCGTTGCTGGGCGCGGTGAACCTGTTCGTGGCACTCCTCAACCTGGTGCCGCTGCTGCCGCTCGACGGCGGGCACGTCGCCGGCGCCCTCTGGGAGTGGCTACGTCGCCAGTTCGCACGGCTCGGCGGACGGCCAGACCCGGGGCCAGTCGACACCGCCAAGGGGCTGCCCGTCACCTACGCTGTGGGAGCATTTCTCCTGCTCGGGGGCCTCGTGCTGATCGCCGCCGACCTCATTTCCCCGATCCGACTTTTCTGA